A genome region from Streptomyces sp. NBC_01296 includes the following:
- a CDS encoding TetR/AcrR family transcriptional regulator, translating into MLTPKSSRPTPERLLDAAEKLMRTIGLANTTTKAIAREAGCSEAALYKHYANKEELFVRVLMERTPNAGPLMAELAGDHDERSVEEALTAIARHASLFYADAMPMAASLFAEPALLTRHREGVQEIGTGPHVVRDALTGRLRRELERGRLRPDADPQAAAELLLGACFQRAFFLHFSGPEVVRPVEEFAPSVARTLWAAIR; encoded by the coding sequence ATGCTCACCCCGAAGTCAAGCCGGCCCACGCCCGAGCGGCTCCTCGACGCCGCCGAGAAGCTCATGCGCACCATCGGGCTCGCCAACACCACCACCAAGGCCATCGCCCGCGAGGCCGGCTGCTCGGAGGCCGCGCTCTACAAGCACTACGCGAACAAGGAGGAGCTCTTCGTGCGCGTCCTCATGGAGCGCACCCCCAACGCCGGGCCGCTCATGGCCGAGCTCGCCGGCGACCACGACGAGCGCTCCGTGGAGGAGGCGCTCACCGCGATCGCCCGCCACGCCTCGCTCTTCTACGCCGACGCCATGCCCATGGCCGCCTCGCTGTTCGCCGAGCCCGCCCTGCTGACCCGGCACCGGGAGGGCGTCCAGGAGATCGGCACCGGCCCCCACGTCGTACGCGACGCACTGACCGGCCGGCTGCGCCGCGAGCTCGAGCGGGGGCGACTGCGCCCCGACGCCGATCCGCAGGCGGCGGCCGAGCTGCTGCTCGGCGCCTGCTTCCAGCGGGCCTTCTTCCTGCACTTCTCCGGCCCGGAGGTGGTCCGGCCCGTCGAGGAGTTCGCCCCCTCCGTGGCCCGGACCCTGTGGGCCGCTATCCGCTGA
- a CDS encoding carbohydrate kinase family protein: protein MIVVGGEALIDLVPVAQPPGALVPRPGGGPYNTALALGRLGADVAFCSRVSTDGFGEGLLAGLHAAGVDLSLVQRGPEPTTLAVPSLAPDGSAAYGFYVEGTADRLFTLPEALPADTRALALGTCSLALEPGASAYEALLRRESGRGVLTLLDPNIRPALIADPAAYRARFLGWLPYVSVLKLSEEDARWLGGRVSDWLAAGPSAVVLTRGAQGLTVRTREGTEHTAPARRVAVADTIGAGDTVNAALLHRLSGPADPAGGPVDWPGVLAYAAHAAALTCTRAGAEPPYAAELSG, encoded by the coding sequence GTGATCGTCGTCGGTGGAGAAGCCCTGATCGACCTCGTGCCCGTGGCGCAGCCGCCGGGCGCGCTCGTGCCGCGGCCGGGCGGCGGGCCGTACAACACCGCCCTCGCGCTGGGCCGGCTCGGTGCGGACGTCGCCTTCTGCTCCCGGGTCTCGACGGACGGCTTCGGCGAGGGCCTCCTCGCCGGGCTGCATGCGGCCGGGGTGGACCTCTCGCTGGTCCAGCGCGGACCGGAGCCCACCACCCTCGCCGTGCCCTCGCTGGCCCCGGACGGCTCGGCGGCGTACGGCTTCTACGTGGAGGGCACGGCCGACCGGCTGTTCACCCTGCCCGAGGCGCTCCCCGCGGACACCCGGGCCCTGGCGCTCGGCACCTGCTCCCTCGCTCTGGAGCCGGGCGCGAGCGCGTACGAGGCCCTGCTGCGCCGGGAGTCCGGGCGCGGGGTGCTGACTCTCCTGGACCCCAACATCCGCCCGGCGCTGATCGCGGATCCGGCGGCGTACCGCGCCCGGTTCCTGGGCTGGCTGCCGTACGTGTCCGTCCTCAAGCTGTCGGAGGAGGACGCCCGGTGGCTGGGCGGCCGGGTCTCGGACTGGCTGGCGGCGGGGCCCTCGGCGGTGGTGCTGACCCGGGGTGCGCAGGGGCTGACGGTCCGGACCCGGGAGGGTACGGAGCACACGGCGCCGGCCCGCCGGGTCGCCGTGGCGGACACGATCGGCGCGGGCGACACGGTCAACGCGGCCCTGCTGCACCGCCTGTCGGGACCGGCGGACCCGGCCGGCGGCCCGGTGGACTGGCCCGGCGTCCTGGCCTACGCGGCCCACGCGGCGGCGCTGACCTGCACCCGGGCGGGCGCGGAACCGCCGTACGCCGCGGAGCTCAGCGGATAG
- a CDS encoding Rieske (2Fe-2S) protein produces MSASQSAARRTVLKGAAAIVGAVGGGTALAACSPESNSGSGSPAVPAAPVELGAVSEVPVGGSKLFREKKLVVSCPAEGQYKAFSAQCTHAGCVLDKIDDGEGNCPCHGSRFDVTTGKVLRGPATDPLPAVPVKAEGGKLIAG; encoded by the coding sequence ATGTCCGCGTCGCAGTCCGCCGCCCGCCGAACCGTGCTCAAGGGCGCCGCCGCGATCGTCGGAGCCGTCGGCGGCGGGACGGCGCTCGCGGCCTGCTCCCCCGAGAGCAACAGCGGCTCCGGCTCCCCGGCGGTCCCGGCCGCACCGGTGGAGCTCGGCGCCGTCTCCGAGGTCCCGGTGGGCGGGTCGAAGCTGTTCCGGGAGAAGAAGCTGGTCGTCAGCTGCCCGGCGGAGGGCCAGTACAAGGCGTTCAGCGCCCAGTGCACGCACGCCGGCTGCGTCCTGGACAAGATCGACGACGGCGAGGGCAACTGCCCCTGCCACGGCAGCCGCTTCGACGTGACGACCGGCAAGGTACTGCGCGGCCCGGCCACCGACCCGCTGCCCGCCGTCCCCGTCAAGGCCGAGGGCGGCAAGCTCATCGCGGGCTGA
- a CDS encoding papain-like cysteine protease family protein yields MRNRNRRRLSLAAVLTAVLFALPTATATATATATATATAGAGAGAGTDAATGSALAYKRLNITMQAQQKTNWCWAASGNTIATWFGRNYTQNQFCNAAFNRQQGYDCPNNQATLGNVQTALNWAGINSGSYVNGWLRYTTVQSEIDANRPVETRIQWSDGGGHMHVIYGYDTADSWIYWGDPWPSSDRYNWASHAWYVDNSTFSWTHSLYRIGA; encoded by the coding sequence ATGCGCAACCGAAACCGGCGGCGGCTTTCCCTGGCCGCCGTCCTCACCGCCGTGCTCTTCGCCCTGCCCACCGCCACCGCCACCGCCACCGCCACTGCCACTGCCACCGCCACCGCCGGTGCCGGTGCCGGTGCAGGAACCGATGCCGCCACCGGCTCCGCCCTGGCGTACAAGCGCCTGAACATCACCATGCAGGCCCAGCAGAAGACCAACTGGTGCTGGGCCGCGAGCGGCAACACCATCGCCACCTGGTTCGGCCGCAACTACACTCAGAACCAGTTCTGCAACGCCGCCTTCAACCGTCAGCAGGGCTACGACTGCCCCAACAACCAGGCCACCCTCGGCAACGTCCAGACCGCCCTGAACTGGGCCGGCATCAACTCCGGCTCGTACGTGAACGGCTGGCTCCGCTACACCACCGTGCAGAGCGAGATCGACGCGAACCGGCCGGTCGAGACCCGGATCCAGTGGTCCGACGGCGGCGGCCACATGCACGTCATCTACGGCTACGACACCGCCGACAGCTGGATCTACTGGGGCGATCCGTGGCCGTCGAGCGACCGCTACAACTGGGCCTCGCACGCCTGGTACGTGGACAACAGCACCTTCTCCTGGACCCACTCGCTCTACCGGATCGGGGCGTGA
- the uvrC gene encoding excinuclease ABC subunit UvrC produces MADPSSYRPAPGQIPDSPGVYRFRDEHRRVIYVGKAKSLRQRLANYFQDLAGLHPRTATMVTTAASVEWTVVSTEVEALQLEYSWIKEYDPRFNVKYRDDKSYPSLAVTMNEEYPRVQVMRGPKKKGVRYFGPYGHAWAIRETVDLMLRVFPVRTCSAGVFKRSAQIGRPCLLGYIGKCSAPCVGRVTPEEHRELAEDFCDFMAGRTGTYLSRLERQMHEAAEEMEYEKAARLRDDIGALRRAMEKNAVVLADATDADLIAVAEDELEAAVQIFHVRGGRVRGQRGWVTDKVEAVDTAGLVEHALQQLYGEESGEAVPKEVLVPALPEDAPALGEWLAERRGSLVSLRIPQRGDKKALMETVHRNAQQSLALHKTKRASDLTTRSRALEEIAEALELDGAPLRIECFDISHLQGDDVVASMVVFEDGLARKSEYRRFQIKSFEGQDDVRSMHEVVSRRFRRYLQEKLKTGEWSPEDGEDPLAEDDGRPRRFAYPPQLVVVDGGQPQVAAAKRALEELGIDDVAVCGLAKRLEEVWLPGEDDPVVLPRTSEGLYLLQRVRDEAHRFAIQYQRNKRGKRLKAGPLDEVPGLGESRRQALVKHFGSVKKLRQATIDQICEVPGIGRKTAETVAAALARSVPAGPAVNTATGEIIEDETPPPRVGAPPSGSWETSSERGTEQ; encoded by the coding sequence ATGGCCGACCCTTCCAGCTACCGTCCCGCGCCGGGGCAGATTCCCGACTCCCCGGGGGTCTACCGATTCCGCGACGAGCACCGCCGGGTGATCTACGTCGGGAAGGCCAAGAGCCTGCGGCAGCGGCTGGCCAACTACTTCCAGGACCTCGCCGGGCTGCACCCCCGTACCGCCACCATGGTGACCACGGCCGCCTCCGTCGAGTGGACCGTCGTCTCCACCGAGGTCGAGGCGCTGCAGCTCGAGTACTCCTGGATCAAGGAGTACGACCCCCGGTTCAACGTCAAGTACCGGGACGACAAGAGCTACCCCTCCCTCGCCGTGACCATGAACGAGGAGTATCCGAGGGTTCAGGTCATGCGGGGGCCCAAGAAGAAGGGCGTGCGGTACTTCGGGCCTTATGGGCATGCCTGGGCGATTCGCGAGACCGTCGACCTCATGTTGAGGGTGTTCCCCGTGCGGACCTGCTCCGCCGGGGTGTTCAAGCGCTCCGCGCAGATCGGCCGGCCCTGCCTGCTCGGCTACATCGGCAAGTGCTCCGCACCCTGCGTCGGCCGGGTCACCCCCGAGGAGCACCGCGAACTCGCCGAGGACTTCTGCGACTTCATGGCGGGACGGACCGGGACGTACCTCTCCCGGCTCGAGCGGCAGATGCACGAGGCCGCCGAGGAGATGGAGTACGAGAAGGCCGCCCGGCTGCGCGACGACATAGGAGCGCTGCGCCGGGCCATGGAGAAGAACGCCGTCGTCCTCGCCGATGCCACGGACGCCGATCTCATCGCCGTCGCCGAGGACGAGCTCGAGGCGGCCGTGCAGATCTTCCACGTCCGCGGCGGGCGCGTGCGCGGGCAGCGCGGCTGGGTCACCGACAAGGTGGAGGCCGTCGACACCGCCGGGCTGGTCGAGCACGCCCTCCAGCAGCTCTACGGGGAGGAGAGCGGCGAGGCCGTCCCCAAGGAGGTGCTCGTTCCGGCGCTGCCCGAGGACGCGCCCGCGCTGGGCGAATGGCTCGCGGAGCGGCGTGGTTCCCTGGTCAGCCTGCGCATTCCGCAGCGCGGGGACAAGAAGGCGCTGATGGAGACCGTCCACCGCAACGCGCAGCAGTCCCTGGCCCTGCACAAGACCAAGCGCGCCAGCGACCTCACCACCCGCTCCCGGGCCCTGGAGGAGATCGCCGAGGCCCTCGAGCTGGACGGCGCGCCGCTGCGCATCGAGTGCTTCGACATCTCGCACCTCCAGGGCGACGACGTGGTGGCCTCGATGGTCGTCTTCGAGGACGGGCTGGCGCGCAAGAGCGAGTACCGGCGCTTCCAGATCAAGTCGTTCGAGGGGCAGGACGACGTCCGGTCCATGCACGAGGTGGTGTCCCGGCGCTTCCGCCGGTACCTCCAGGAGAAGCTGAAGACGGGGGAGTGGTCCCCGGAGGACGGGGAGGACCCCCTCGCCGAGGACGACGGGCGGCCCAGGCGCTTCGCCTACCCGCCCCAGCTCGTCGTGGTCGACGGCGGGCAGCCGCAGGTGGCCGCCGCGAAGCGGGCCCTGGAGGAGCTCGGCATCGACGACGTGGCCGTGTGCGGGCTGGCCAAGCGGCTGGAGGAGGTCTGGCTGCCCGGCGAGGACGACCCGGTCGTGCTGCCCCGCACCAGCGAGGGCCTCTACCTGCTCCAGCGGGTACGTGACGAAGCCCACCGGTTCGCCATCCAGTACCAGCGGAACAAGCGCGGAAAACGGCTCAAGGCGGGCCCGCTCGACGAGGTGCCCGGTCTCGGGGAAAGCCGCAGGCAGGCCCTGGTCAAGCACTTCGGTTCGGTGAAAAAGCTGAGACAGGCGACAATCGACCAGATCTGCGAGGTCCCGGGCATAGGCCGCAAGACGGCCGAGACCGTGGCCGCGGCGCTCGCCCGGTCGGTTCCCGCCGGTCCTGCCGTCAACACGGCGACAGGAGAGATCATTGAGGATGAGACCCCGCCCCCGCGGGTGGGGGCACCTCCCAGCGGCAGCTGGGAGACATCGTCCGAACGGGGGACCGAGCAATGA
- the rapZ gene encoding RNase adapter RapZ yields the protein MTDHTTEHDRDGAQVSTGTTAEPGDTAEAAIPELVIISGMSGAGRSTAAKCLEDLGWFVVDNLPPALIPTMVELGARSQGNVARIAVVVDVRGRQFFDALRESLSDLDSKGVTRRIVFLESSDDALVRRFESVRRPHPLQGDGRITDGIAAERDLLRELRGDADLVIDTSSLNVHELRAKMDAQFAGDEEPELRATVMSFGYKYGLPVDADLVVDCRFIPNPHWVPELRPFTGLNPEVSGYVFSQPGAKEFLDRYTELLQLIATGYRREGKRYVTIAVGCTGGKHRSVAMSEKLAARLASEGVETVVVHRDMGRE from the coding sequence ATGACCGACCACACGACCGAGCACGACCGAGACGGAGCACAGGTGAGTACGGGCACGACAGCGGAGCCCGGCGATACCGCCGAGGCGGCCATCCCCGAGCTGGTGATCATCTCCGGGATGTCCGGGGCCGGCCGCAGTACGGCGGCCAAGTGTCTGGAGGACCTCGGCTGGTTCGTCGTCGACAACCTCCCGCCGGCGCTGATCCCCACCATGGTGGAGCTCGGTGCCCGCTCGCAGGGCAACGTGGCGCGCATCGCCGTCGTCGTCGACGTCCGCGGCCGGCAGTTCTTCGACGCCCTGCGCGAGTCCCTCTCCGACCTCGACAGCAAGGGCGTCACCCGGCGCATCGTCTTCCTGGAGTCCTCCGACGACGCTCTGGTCCGCCGCTTCGAATCGGTCCGCCGCCCGCACCCCCTCCAGGGCGACGGCCGCATCACCGACGGCATCGCCGCCGAGCGCGACCTGCTGCGCGAGCTGCGCGGCGACGCCGACCTGGTCATCGACACCTCCAGCCTGAACGTGCACGAGCTGCGCGCGAAGATGGACGCCCAGTTCGCGGGCGACGAGGAGCCCGAGCTGCGGGCGACCGTCATGTCCTTCGGCTACAAGTACGGTCTCCCCGTCGACGCCGACCTCGTCGTCGACTGCCGCTTCATCCCGAACCCGCACTGGGTGCCCGAGCTGCGGCCCTTCACAGGCCTCAACCCGGAGGTCTCGGGCTACGTCTTCAGCCAGCCCGGCGCCAAGGAGTTCCTCGACCGGTACACCGAGCTGCTCCAGCTCATCGCCACCGGCTACCGCCGCGAGGGCAAGCGGTACGTGACCATCGCGGTCGGCTGCACGGGCGGCAAGCACCGCAGTGTGGCCATGTCCGAGAAGCTCGCCGCCCGCCTCGCCTCCGAGGGAGTCGAGACCGTCGTAGTCCACCGGGACATGGGGCGCGAGTGA
- a CDS encoding gluconeogenesis factor YvcK family protein yields MTARTPRLSRLRRLTPGRGEDGAGRSGRSGRRRGATPKVVALGGGQGLSASLAALRRITGDLTAVVTVADDGGSSGRLREELGVLPPGDLRKALAALCGDDDWGQTWARVIQHRFQSEGDLHGHAVGNLLIVALWEQLGDPVQALDLVGKLLGAQGRVLPMSAVPLELQALVRGHDPARPGEVDTVRGQATVATTPGEVLSVQVVPGDPPAVPEAVAAVLDADWVVLGPGSWFSSVIPHLLVPELLDALIETKARRVLSLNLAPQPGETEGFSPQRHLEVLARHAPKLALDVVLADEAAVPDRESLADAAKRFGAAVELAPVAREDGSPKHDPELLAAAYDRIFRMHGRIGPWR; encoded by the coding sequence GTGACCGCACGGACCCCGCGGCTGAGCCGCCTGCGCCGCCTCACCCCCGGACGGGGCGAGGACGGCGCGGGCCGCTCCGGCCGCTCCGGCCGCCGGCGCGGAGCCACCCCCAAGGTGGTGGCGCTCGGCGGCGGCCAGGGCCTGTCGGCCTCCCTCGCCGCCCTGCGCCGCATCACCGGTGACCTCACCGCGGTGGTCACCGTCGCCGACGACGGCGGCTCCAGCGGCCGTCTGCGCGAGGAGCTCGGCGTGCTGCCGCCCGGCGACCTGCGCAAGGCGCTGGCCGCGCTGTGCGGGGACGACGACTGGGGCCAGACCTGGGCCCGGGTCATCCAGCACCGCTTCCAGTCCGAGGGAGATCTGCACGGGCACGCGGTCGGCAACCTGCTGATCGTGGCCCTGTGGGAGCAGCTCGGCGACCCCGTCCAGGCCCTCGACCTGGTCGGGAAGCTGCTGGGCGCGCAGGGCCGGGTGCTGCCGATGTCGGCGGTGCCGCTGGAGCTGCAGGCGCTGGTCCGCGGCCACGACCCCGCCCGCCCCGGCGAGGTCGACACCGTCCGGGGGCAGGCCACGGTGGCCACCACCCCCGGCGAGGTGCTCTCCGTGCAGGTCGTGCCCGGCGATCCGCCGGCCGTGCCGGAGGCCGTCGCGGCGGTCCTGGACGCCGACTGGGTGGTGCTCGGTCCGGGATCCTGGTTCTCCTCCGTGATCCCGCACCTGCTGGTGCCGGAACTGCTCGACGCGCTGATCGAGACCAAGGCCCGGCGGGTCCTCTCGCTGAACCTCGCGCCGCAGCCCGGTGAAACAGAGGGCTTCTCTCCGCAGCGTCATTTGGAGGTTTTGGCCCGACACGCCCCTAAACTCGCCCTGGACGTGGTGCTGGCCGACGAGGCCGCCGTGCCCGACCGCGAGTCCCTCGCCGATGCCGCAAAACGGTTCGGTGCCGCGGTCGAGCTGGCGCCGGTGGCCAGGGAAGACGGCTCTCCGAAGCATGATCCGGAGCTGCTCGCCGCCGCGTACGACCGTATTTTTCGGATGCATGGAAGGATCGGCCCATGGCGATGA
- the whiA gene encoding DNA-binding protein WhiA, which produces MAMTPAVKDEISRLPVTRTCCRKAEVSAILRFAGGLHLVSGRIVIEAELDTGIAARRLRKDILEIFGHSSDLVVMAPGGLRRGSRYVVRVVAGGDQLARQTGLVDGRGRPIRGLPPQVVSGATCDAEAAWRGAFLAHGSLTEPGRSSSLEVTCPGPEAALALVGAARRLSIAAKAREVRGVDRVVVRDGDAIGALLTRLGAHESVLAWEERRMRREVRATANRLANFDDANLRRSARAAVAAGARVQRALEILGEEVPEHLAAAGRLRMEHKQASLEELGALADPPLTKDAVAGRIRRLLAMADKRAQDLGIPGTESNLSEDLADNMAG; this is translated from the coding sequence ATGGCGATGACGCCTGCGGTGAAGGATGAGATCTCCCGCCTGCCCGTCACCCGGACCTGCTGCAGGAAGGCGGAGGTCTCGGCGATCCTTCGGTTCGCGGGCGGGCTGCACCTGGTGAGCGGCCGCATCGTCATCGAGGCGGAGCTGGACACCGGGATCGCCGCCAGACGCCTGCGCAAGGACATCCTGGAGATCTTCGGCCATTCCTCGGACCTGGTGGTCATGGCTCCCGGCGGCCTGCGCCGCGGCAGCCGCTACGTCGTCCGGGTCGTGGCCGGCGGTGACCAGCTGGCGCGCCAGACGGGCCTCGTGGACGGCCGCGGCCGCCCCATCCGCGGGCTGCCCCCGCAGGTGGTCTCCGGGGCCACCTGCGACGCCGAGGCGGCCTGGCGCGGCGCCTTCCTGGCCCACGGCTCGCTCACCGAGCCGGGCCGGTCCTCCTCCCTGGAGGTGACCTGCCCCGGTCCGGAGGCCGCCCTGGCCCTGGTGGGCGCCGCCCGCCGGCTCTCCATCGCCGCCAAGGCGCGCGAGGTGCGCGGAGTGGACCGGGTCGTGGTCCGCGACGGCGACGCCATCGGCGCCCTGCTCACCCGGCTCGGCGCCCACGAGTCGGTGCTGGCCTGGGAGGAGCGGCGGATGCGGCGCGAGGTGCGCGCCACCGCCAACCGCCTCGCCAACTTCGACGACGCCAACCTGCGCCGCTCGGCGCGGGCCGCGGTGGCCGCCGGAGCCCGCGTCCAGCGTGCCCTGGAGATCCTCGGGGAAGAGGTGCCCGAGCACCTCGCCGCGGCCGGCCGGCTGCGCATGGAACACAAGCAGGCCTCCCTGGAGGAGCTGGGTGCGCTCGCCGACCCGCCGCTGACCAAGGACGCGGTCGCGGGCCGGATCCGCCGCCTGCTGGCGATGGCCGACAAGCGGGCCCAGGACCTCGGCATCCCGGGCACCGAGTCGAACCTCAGCGAGGACCTGGCCGACAACATGGCCGGCTAG
- a CDS encoding M14 family metallopeptidase: MRHRARSILAASALVFGTTLAVLPAAHAQPAADAAPGADEVRVYDADVTKEQIPLLLAAGQDAHELTERAPETGTAKVELFLTGGQAKELAGRGVKLAEHKVPAGAARFQTAGDGVFRPYSGKGGLQEEILKTAQANPGLAKVVSIGKTVQGKDILALKVTKNARTTKDGDKPSVLYMSNQHAREWITPEMTRRLMHHTLDNYGKDQRITKLVDSTELWFLLSANPDGYDYTHSPDGDRLWRKNLHDNNGDGKITTGDGVDLNRNFAYKWGYDNEGSSPNQSSETYRGTKASSEPETVALDTFEKRIGFKYAINYHSAAELLLYGVGWQVATPTPDDVAYKALAGTPENSAIPGYYPQVSSELYTTNGEADGHAANVNGVMMFTPEMTTCQTASASDPNDRWKPEDCRSGFNFPDDEKLIQAEFAKNIPFALAVGESAAHPDQPKSSVGLSAADFTPDPFTTSYVAKGEDQTVSVTARKALKDKQLKFRINGGRTHDDGLRAWKGGDVYGGDDNNWFDEYRAKVDGAKPGDKVEVWFTGRDRSGKQVSSEHFTYTVAERPRADVLVIAEEGAKAQHAQEYVDALRANGKSAAVWDVAVQGAPHHLGVLSHFRTAVHYTGAKTPGGDTQLAVRDFLNEGGKLIEAGELAGGNAQVGRAVTDDFSQYYLGAYSRTSAGGATGFTGAGALAGAKGGLGDAAGNPFNAPGSYAVTSDSLPAAQFPQFKSAQSGQYAGVVNPYAPYSGAGMAAATHEDDEWKRLTRTVDLTKVTAADKPQLKMALNWNTEQGYDHAVLEAHTAGAEDWTTLPEAGGLSSTAVPAECEAGFFVNGHPFLRHYLTLDSAGCAAQGTSGSWNSFTGSSDGWKQVSFDLSAYAGKTVEVSLSYVSDGGAGGRGVFADEARVSVGGADQAVEGFETSLGAWTAQGAPAGSPVVAGDWSRSGELFKSYASVTTRNTVLLGFGLEHLPAAADRAVLVGKALRSLHH; this comes from the coding sequence ATGAGGCACCGCGCGAGATCGATCCTCGCCGCAAGCGCACTCGTCTTCGGAACCACACTGGCCGTCCTCCCGGCGGCCCACGCCCAGCCCGCAGCAGACGCCGCACCCGGCGCCGACGAGGTACGGGTCTACGACGCGGACGTCACCAAGGAGCAGATCCCGCTCCTCCTCGCCGCGGGCCAGGACGCCCACGAGCTCACCGAACGCGCCCCGGAGACCGGGACCGCCAAGGTCGAGCTGTTCCTCACCGGCGGCCAGGCCAAGGAGCTCGCCGGCCGGGGCGTCAAGCTGGCCGAGCACAAGGTCCCCGCGGGCGCGGCCCGCTTCCAGACCGCCGGCGACGGGGTCTTCCGCCCGTACAGCGGCAAGGGCGGCCTCCAGGAGGAGATCCTCAAGACGGCCCAGGCCAACCCGGGCCTCGCCAAGGTGGTCTCCATCGGCAAGACCGTCCAGGGCAAGGACATCCTCGCCCTGAAGGTCACCAAGAACGCCCGCACGACCAAGGACGGCGACAAGCCGTCCGTGCTCTACATGTCCAACCAGCACGCCCGGGAGTGGATCACTCCGGAGATGACCCGGCGGCTGATGCACCACACCCTCGACAACTACGGCAAGGACCAGCGGATCACCAAGCTGGTGGACTCCACCGAGCTGTGGTTCCTGCTGTCCGCCAACCCGGACGGGTACGACTACACGCACTCCCCCGACGGCGACCGGCTGTGGCGCAAGAACCTGCACGACAACAACGGCGACGGCAAGATCACCACCGGTGACGGCGTCGACCTCAACCGGAACTTCGCCTACAAGTGGGGCTACGACAACGAGGGTTCCTCGCCGAACCAGTCGAGCGAGACCTACCGCGGCACCAAGGCGTCCTCCGAGCCGGAGACCGTCGCCCTCGACACGTTCGAGAAGCGCATCGGCTTCAAGTACGCCATCAACTACCACTCCGCCGCCGAGCTGCTGCTCTACGGCGTGGGCTGGCAGGTGGCCACCCCGACCCCGGACGACGTCGCCTACAAGGCGCTCGCCGGCACCCCGGAGAACTCGGCGATCCCGGGCTACTACCCGCAGGTCTCCTCCGAGCTCTACACCACCAACGGCGAGGCCGACGGCCACGCCGCCAACGTCAACGGCGTCATGATGTTCACGCCGGAGATGACCACCTGCCAGACGGCCTCCGCGAGCGACCCGAACGACCGGTGGAAGCCCGAGGACTGCCGGTCCGGCTTCAACTTCCCGGACGACGAGAAGCTCATCCAGGCGGAGTTCGCGAAGAACATCCCCTTCGCCCTCGCCGTCGGCGAGAGCGCCGCCCACCCGGACCAGCCGAAGTCCTCCGTGGGCCTGAGCGCCGCCGACTTCACCCCGGACCCCTTCACCACCTCCTACGTGGCCAAGGGCGAGGACCAGACGGTCTCCGTCACCGCCCGCAAGGCGCTGAAGGACAAGCAGCTCAAGTTCCGCATCAACGGCGGCCGTACGCACGACGACGGGCTGAGGGCTTGGAAGGGCGGCGACGTCTACGGCGGCGACGACAACAACTGGTTCGACGAGTACCGGGCCAAGGTCGACGGCGCCAAGCCCGGCGACAAGGTCGAGGTCTGGTTCACCGGCCGCGACCGCTCCGGCAAGCAGGTCTCCAGCGAGCACTTCACGTACACGGTGGCCGAGCGGCCGCGCGCCGACGTGCTGGTGATCGCGGAGGAGGGCGCCAAGGCCCAGCACGCGCAGGAGTACGTCGACGCCCTGCGCGCCAACGGGAAGTCCGCGGCGGTCTGGGACGTGGCGGTGCAGGGCGCCCCGCACCACCTCGGCGTGCTCTCCCACTTCCGTACGGCCGTGCACTACACGGGCGCCAAGACGCCCGGCGGCGACACCCAGCTCGCCGTGCGCGACTTCCTCAACGAGGGCGGCAAGCTGATCGAGGCCGGCGAGCTCGCGGGCGGCAACGCCCAGGTCGGCCGCGCCGTGACCGACGACTTCAGCCAGTACTACCTCGGCGCCTACAGCCGTACGAGTGCCGGCGGAGCCACCGGCTTCACCGGTGCGGGTGCCCTCGCCGGCGCCAAGGGCGGCCTGGGCGACGCGGCGGGCAACCCGTTCAACGCCCCCGGGTCCTACGCGGTCACCTCCGACTCCCTGCCCGCCGCGCAGTTCCCGCAGTTCAAGAGCGCGCAGTCGGGCCAGTACGCCGGGGTCGTGAACCCGTACGCCCCCTACAGCGGAGCCGGGATGGCCGCGGCCACCCACGAGGACGACGAGTGGAAGCGGCTGACCCGCACGGTCGACCTGACCAAGGTCACCGCCGCCGACAAGCCGCAGCTCAAGATGGCCCTCAACTGGAACACCGAACAGGGCTACGACCACGCGGTGCTCGAGGCCCACACGGCCGGCGCGGAGGACTGGACCACGCTGCCCGAGGCGGGCGGCCTGAGCAGCACCGCCGTCCCGGCGGAGTGCGAGGCCGGCTTCTTCGTCAACGGCCACCCGTTCCTGCGCCACTACCTCACCCTCGACAGCGCCGGCTGCGCCGCCCAGGGCACGAGCGGCTCGTGGAACAGCTTCACCGGCTCGTCCGACGGCTGGAAGCAGGTCTCCTTCGACCTGAGTGCGTACGCGGGCAAGACCGTCGAGGTCTCCCTCTCGTACGTCTCGGACGGCGGCGCCGGCGGCCGGGGCGTGTTCGCGGACGAGGCGCGCGTCTCCGTCGGCGGAGCAGACCAGGCCGTAGAGGGATTCGAGACCTCGCTGGGGGCCTGGACCGCCCAGGGCGCACCGGCCGGAAGTCCCGTGGTTGCGGGCGATTGGTCCCGGTCCGGGGAGCTGTTCAAGTCGTACGCGTCGGTCACTACGCGTAACACGGTGCTCCTCGGCTTCGGCCTCGAACACCTGCCGGCGGCGGCGGACCGAGCCGTACTCGTCGGTAAGGCGCTCAGGTCGCTACACCACTGA